In Erpetoichthys calabaricus chromosome 2, fErpCal1.3, whole genome shotgun sequence, a genomic segment contains:
- the bccip gene encoding protein BCCIP homolog yields the protein MASAAKRRAIGMGEEPGEGTSDEEQDEESDSDNSEDTEEEEELDEQEVKVDFEAHSLSENDFNGIKKLLQQVFLKANINTSELTDILIQQNHVGSVIRQAEVPEDSDDEDADEVYGFISLLNLTERKGTQCVEQIKEAMLSQCEKNCKENVYEQLNRILSDTSKPVGLVLSERFINVPPQIALPMHKQLQEEIAEAQRTNKPSGKCHYYLLISRTFKEAKQVKESRSGGTQAKEQLMFANAEEEFFHEVAALTFNYSVQEESDSFLGGRWSFDDAPMKPFRTVILIPADKIPQIMDKLKEYLSI from the exons ATGGCGTCTGCAGCGAAGCGGCGTGCGATAGGAATGGGAGAGGAGCCTGGTGAGGGCACATCAGACGAGGAACAAGATGAAGAAAGCGACTCTGACAACAGCGAGGACACTGAAGAAGAGGAGGAGTTAGACGAGCAG gAAGTGAAAGTAGATTTTGAAGCACATTCTCTCTCAGAAAATGATTTCAATGGGATAAAGAAACTGCTTCAGCAg GTATTTTTAAAAGCCAATATTAATACTTCAGAGCTGACTGATATTCTCATACAGCAGAATCATGTTGGAAGTGTAATCAGg CAAGCAGAAGTTCCTGAAGACAGTGATGATGAGGATGCAGATGAAGTTTATGGATTCATCAGTCTTTTAAATCTTACAGAAAGAAAA GGTACCCAGTGTGTTGAACAGATAAAGGAAGCCATGTTAAGTCAATGTGAGAAGAACTGTAAGGAAAACGTTTATGAGCAGCTGAATAGAATTTTGAGTGACACCTCCAAGCCTGTGGGCCTTGTATTGAGCGAGAGGTTCATAAATGTCCCACCACAGATTGCTTTACCTATGCATAAGCAACTTCA AGAAGAAATCGCAGAGGCCCAGCGAACCAATAAGCCTAGTGGCAAATGTCACTATTATCTTTTAATTAGCAGAACGTTTAAAGAAGCTAAACAAGTCAAAGAGTCAAGGTCAGGTGGAACACAAGCAAAAGAACAACTGATGTTTGCTAATGCAGAAGAAGAATTTTTTCATGAG GTTGCTGCCCTTACATTTAACTATTCAGTCCAAGAAGAAAGCGATTCTTTCCTTGGTGGTCGCTGGTCTTTTGATGATGCTCCAATGAAGCCTTTTCGTACAGTCATATTAATCCCAGCAGACAAAATTCCACAAATTATGGACAAATTAAAAGAGTACTTATCAATATAA